The following coding sequences are from one Paenibacillus stellifer window:
- the rfbG gene encoding CDP-glucose 4,6-dehydratase: MEIGECAVEKINFWRGKKVFMTGHMGFKGSWLSIWLDQLGAQVTGYSDAPPTDPNLYQCCGVDQLVTPVTGDVRDEARLQSAVKAADPDIVLHLAAQPLVRASYQRPVDTYAINVLGTVHVLEAVRLHNLQGGKVKAFVNVTTDKSYSNKEWFWGYREDDALGGFDPYSNSKACSELVTAAYRDSFFNPAHYGRHGVAIASARAGNVIGGGDWASERLIPDCVRAFGQQAPSVLRSPYAVRPWQHVLEPLGGYLLLAQRLYEEGAAYAEAWNFGPEERDSQNVEKVVSRFCGIWGEGAAYEVVPGGDLHEATALKLDCSKAKARLGWKPRWNLDTALSQTAAWYKAYLDGKDMLQICRSQIELFEQSRG; the protein is encoded by the coding sequence ATGGAAATCGGGGAATGCGCCGTGGAGAAAATAAATTTTTGGCGAGGTAAAAAAGTATTCATGACCGGCCATATGGGGTTTAAAGGCTCCTGGTTGTCGATTTGGCTGGACCAGCTCGGCGCTCAGGTCACCGGATATTCCGACGCTCCCCCAACCGATCCGAACCTGTATCAATGCTGCGGTGTCGATCAGCTTGTGACTCCGGTCACCGGAGATGTCCGGGATGAAGCCCGCTTGCAGTCCGCCGTGAAAGCGGCTGACCCGGATATTGTGCTCCATCTCGCCGCACAGCCGCTTGTCAGGGCGTCCTATCAGCGGCCGGTGGACACCTATGCCATTAATGTGCTGGGAACCGTCCATGTGCTTGAGGCGGTCCGCCTTCATAACCTCCAGGGAGGCAAGGTGAAGGCGTTCGTCAACGTAACCACGGACAAAAGCTACAGCAACAAAGAATGGTTCTGGGGATACCGGGAGGATGATGCGCTTGGCGGCTTTGATCCGTATTCCAACAGCAAAGCCTGTTCCGAGCTCGTTACGGCAGCTTACCGCGACTCCTTCTTTAATCCCGCCCATTATGGGCGGCATGGGGTTGCCATTGCGTCGGCAAGAGCAGGCAATGTGATCGGTGGCGGCGACTGGGCCTCCGAAAGGCTGATCCCGGACTGCGTCAGAGCCTTCGGCCAGCAGGCTCCTTCCGTCCTTCGAAGTCCGTATGCGGTTCGTCCCTGGCAGCATGTACTGGAGCCTCTTGGAGGCTATCTGCTTCTGGCGCAGCGGCTCTACGAGGAAGGAGCCGCGTATGCGGAAGCCTGGAACTTCGGGCCTGAGGAACGGGATTCGCAAAATGTGGAGAAGGTAGTCAGCCGATTTTGCGGGATATGGGGAGAAGGTGCCGCATATGAAGTCGTTCCCGGCGGCGACCTGCATGAAGCTACGGCGTTGAAGCTCGACTGCTCCAAGGCGAAGGCCCGGCTCGGCTGGAAGCCCCGATGGAATCTGGATACGGCTTTGTCACAGACAGCCGCTTGGTATAAAGCTTATTTGGATGGAAAAGACATGCTTCAGATTTGCCGCTCACAGATCGAGTTGTTCGAACAGTCCCGCGGTTAA
- a CDS encoding CgeB family protein, translating to MRKTRKMGYRDGYRQGYRLGLCEAVRAQNPPAQGARRPLKLMYVPQGFDAIDAGVSEALAGLVTELIIAPANDMLETAVRESPQAVLVMNGLHVFPENHLEQIAGIRSLGIPVAVWFVDDPYFTADTAELCRHYDHVFTHELGCVEFYRSVGAQSVHYLPLCVNPAMFHPRKIGPEYRYDIVFIGNAFYNRTELFDKLAPVLCRHRTFIAGGFWERLQTYDRLSPLIHGGYIPPEETANYYTGAKLVINIHRPWEPGSDNRNAFGIPARSINPRTYEISACGTMQLTDIRDDLKDHYEPGYDLETFESANELESKIEYYLKHPMERQKFALRSLRTTLTRHTFMARLPELLDTIHEARACEETLT from the coding sequence ATGAGGAAGACGCGCAAGATGGGCTACCGCGACGGTTACCGCCAGGGCTACCGTCTCGGCCTATGCGAAGCGGTAAGGGCGCAGAATCCGCCGGCTCAGGGAGCCCGGCGGCCTTTGAAGCTGATGTATGTCCCCCAGGGCTTTGACGCCATAGATGCCGGCGTCTCCGAAGCGCTGGCAGGACTTGTCACGGAACTGATTATAGCCCCGGCGAACGACATGCTGGAGACCGCTGTCCGCGAATCTCCGCAGGCAGTGCTAGTAATGAATGGGCTGCATGTCTTCCCGGAGAATCACCTGGAGCAGATTGCGGGCATTCGCAGCCTGGGCATTCCGGTCGCTGTCTGGTTCGTGGACGATCCTTATTTTACGGCGGATACCGCCGAATTGTGCCGCCACTACGACCATGTGTTCACGCATGAACTGGGCTGTGTGGAATTCTACCGCTCAGTGGGTGCGCAGTCGGTGCATTATTTGCCCTTATGCGTTAATCCGGCCATGTTCCATCCCCGGAAGATCGGACCGGAATACCGGTATGACATCGTGTTCATCGGCAATGCATTCTATAACCGGACCGAGCTGTTCGACAAGCTCGCACCTGTGCTGTGCCGTCACCGGACCTTCATCGCGGGCGGGTTCTGGGAGCGGCTGCAGACCTATGACAGGCTGTCCCCGCTCATTCACGGCGGTTACATTCCGCCGGAGGAGACGGCCAACTATTACACCGGAGCCAAGCTTGTCATCAACATTCACCGGCCCTGGGAGCCGGGATCCGATAACCGCAATGCATTCGGAATCCCAGCCAGATCGATCAATCCTCGGACTTATGAAATCAGCGCATGCGGTACGATGCAGCTGACGGATATCCGTGACGATCTGAAGGACCATTATGAGCCCGGCTATGATCTGGAGACTTTCGAATCCGCGAACGAACTGGAGTCAAAAATCGAGTATTACCTGAAGCATCCGATGGAGCGCCAAAAATTCGCATTGAGGAGCCTGCGGACCACACTGACCCGTCATACGTTTATGGCAAGGCTGCCCGAGCTGCTCGACACGATTCATGAAGCCCGGGCGTGCGAGGAAACACTCACATAA
- a CDS encoding glycosyltransferase has protein sequence MRILQVAPNHETVPPCRDGGTERIIYQLSEGLARRNHEVILFAPQGSHFSGTVIPYPFYGDYSIGSYVMEHLPQDIDIIHDHTFDSALSRTGAHFPLVHTLHLPVNNAVEFPIYVSHSAQQVIGGGYGYYVHNGVEAESYEFSAEKDDYLLFMGRIVREKGIVEAMSLAETTGRRLVIAGPLHDEGLYLNEMVPRLKRNPLMQYVGPVGGRIRHDLLKRARCLLFPIQWEEPFGLVLLEAMACGTPVLALSRGAVPEILYPFPEMSCDSLDQMTEKLLYYSPPYPPEQLRHHVQEQFSESKMIDGYLSLYQLAVSEYRSKGGIVDV, from the coding sequence ATGAGAATTTTGCAAGTCGCTCCAAATCATGAAACGGTCCCTCCCTGCAGGGATGGCGGAACTGAACGCATCATCTATCAACTGTCCGAAGGACTGGCACGCAGAAATCATGAAGTCATTTTGTTCGCTCCGCAGGGAAGCCATTTCTCGGGAACCGTGATCCCTTACCCGTTCTATGGGGATTACTCCATCGGTTCCTATGTCATGGAGCATCTGCCTCAGGACATCGATATCATTCATGACCATACTTTCGATTCAGCTCTGAGCCGTACCGGAGCTCACTTCCCGCTGGTCCATACCCTTCATCTGCCTGTCAACAACGCAGTGGAATTTCCAATCTATGTAAGCCATTCCGCCCAACAAGTAATTGGAGGCGGATACGGATATTATGTACACAACGGAGTGGAAGCGGAGAGCTACGAATTCAGCGCCGAGAAGGATGATTATCTGCTGTTCATGGGGAGAATCGTCCGGGAGAAAGGCATCGTTGAAGCCATGTCGCTTGCGGAAACGACTGGTCGGCGGCTCGTAATCGCAGGTCCTTTGCATGATGAAGGGCTGTATTTGAATGAGATGGTCCCCCGGCTGAAGCGCAACCCGCTTATGCAGTACGTCGGCCCGGTCGGCGGCAGAATCCGCCACGATTTATTAAAGCGCGCCCGCTGTCTGCTGTTCCCTATTCAATGGGAAGAACCCTTCGGACTCGTTCTGCTAGAGGCCATGGCCTGCGGTACTCCCGTTCTCGCTTTATCAAGAGGTGCGGTACCCGAAATTTTGTATCCTTTTCCCGAAATGAGCTGCGACTCTCTCGATCAAATGACGGAAAAGCTTCTGTACTACTCTCCCCCTTATCCTCCCGAGCAACTAAGACATCATGTGCAGGAGCAGTTTTCCGAATCCAAAATGATTGACGGTTACCTTTCCCTGTACCAGTTGGCCGTCTCGGAGTATAGAAGCAAAGGAGGGATTGTCGATGTATGA
- a CDS encoding glycosyltransferase family 2 protein, producing MPNLSVLMPVYNASRFLGLAVESVLQQSYSDFEFIIINDGSTDDSLKILEQYSDSRIRLMDNGTNRGIVYSLNHGLNLASGTYIARMDADDYSLPDRFKIQIDYMDLNPDIGVCGTQYRIMNTLPNEALTALPCDPDILECSLLFHCCLTHPTVMMRRRVLDQLSGPPYDPAYQYAEDYNLWARLSSITRIANLKQHGLCYRLHDQQLSRTQSMEQRKQADRVRMDLLCRLGLHLSPTEWELHRQLCFGRTRSQSERDWIMKILARNLEVRRYDQAALMNVLNQVLKG from the coding sequence ATGCCGAACCTTTCCGTTCTGATGCCCGTCTATAACGCTTCCCGGTTTCTGGGACTTGCGGTGGAAAGTGTGCTTCAGCAGAGCTATTCCGACTTTGAATTCATTATCATCAATGACGGATCAACGGATGACAGCCTGAAGATTCTGGAGCAGTATTCGGACTCCCGGATCAGGCTGATGGATAACGGGACGAATAGAGGTATTGTGTACAGCCTGAATCATGGCCTGAATCTGGCTTCGGGAACATACATTGCGAGAATGGATGCGGATGACTACAGCCTGCCGGACCGCTTCAAGATTCAGATTGACTATATGGATCTGAATCCTGATATCGGGGTCTGCGGAACGCAGTACCGGATTATGAACACCCTTCCGAACGAGGCCCTTACCGCTCTTCCTTGCGATCCGGATATTCTGGAATGCTCCCTGCTGTTTCACTGCTGTCTGACACATCCTACCGTAATGATGCGCAGACGGGTTCTGGACCAACTTTCGGGACCTCCATACGACCCTGCCTACCAATATGCGGAAGACTACAATCTTTGGGCACGGCTGTCCTCTATTACGCGTATTGCCAACCTGAAGCAGCACGGCTTGTGCTATCGGCTTCATGATCAGCAGTTGAGCCGGACCCAGAGCATGGAACAGCGGAAGCAGGCGGATCGGGTTCGGATGGACTTACTATGCCGTCTGGGACTTCATCTATCTCCTACAGAATGGGAGCTTCATCGCCAGTTATGCTTCGGCCGGACCCGCTCCCAATCCGAGCGGGATTGGATCATGAAGATTCTTGCCCGGAACCTTGAGGTCAGAAGATATGATCAAGCGGCCTTGATGAATGTACTGAACCAGGTGCTGAAGGGATAA
- a CDS encoding sugar phosphate nucleotidyltransferase has translation MKGLIVCAGKGQRLRPFTLTQPKTLLPVANTPILFYAIEKLAGEGIRDIGIVIHPSQEEMIRKAAGDGERFGVSLTYLYQQEPRGIADAVAAAEDFIESNDFILLLGDNLVKEPLRTLIDRFEQSDACILLTSVDNPEQFGVAEIKDNRIVSLEEKPLVPRSNLAVVGIYAFRASIFDHIRSLTPSGRGEYEITDAIQSLIISGQKVAFALTRQPCSDVGTSQRWLAASRWVMDELCGDANSISPGASLEGCTVLAPVVIGAGCELRNCTIGPYVAVMPGARLEDCHIEHSILLSGVVISGTGTEPMTGIFGEEASIVRSSVQGSYLPAPKPSLNFRMNAHGRDHG, from the coding sequence ATGAAGGGGCTGATTGTCTGCGCGGGGAAGGGCCAGCGGCTGAGACCGTTCACATTGACCCAGCCGAAAACGCTGCTGCCTGTTGCCAATACCCCCATCCTGTTCTATGCCATTGAGAAGCTTGCAGGCGAAGGAATCCGGGATATCGGAATTGTGATTCATCCTTCCCAGGAAGAGATGATCCGTAAGGCGGCGGGGGACGGGGAACGGTTTGGCGTATCCCTGACCTACCTGTACCAGCAGGAACCGCGGGGGATTGCCGATGCCGTGGCTGCCGCCGAAGATTTTATCGAATCAAATGATTTCATTCTGCTTCTCGGAGACAATCTCGTCAAAGAACCCCTTCGCACCCTGATAGACCGGTTTGAGCAATCGGACGCCTGCATTCTGCTGACGAGTGTCGACAATCCGGAACAGTTCGGCGTGGCGGAAATCAAGGATAACCGCATCGTCTCCCTGGAAGAGAAACCGCTTGTCCCAAGAAGCAATCTGGCTGTCGTCGGCATCTATGCGTTCAGAGCCAGCATCTTTGACCATATCCGCAGCCTCACGCCTTCCGGGCGGGGAGAATATGAAATAACGGACGCCATTCAGAGCTTGATCATAAGCGGACAAAAAGTAGCTTTCGCCCTTACCCGTCAGCCCTGCTCTGACGTCGGAACCTCCCAGCGCTGGCTTGCGGCCAGCCGCTGGGTGATGGATGAATTATGCGGAGACGCAAATAGCATTTCTCCCGGGGCTTCTTTGGAAGGCTGTACGGTCCTCGCTCCGGTAGTCATCGGTGCCGGTTGCGAGCTGCGAAACTGCACGATTGGCCCCTATGTAGCGGTCATGCCCGGAGCCCGTTTGGAGGACTGTCATATTGAACACAGCATTCTGCTAAGCGGTGTTGTAATCAGCGGAACCGGCACAGAGCCAATGACCGGAATATTTGGCGAAGAAGCAAGTATCGTCCGTTCCTCCGTCCAGGGCAGCTACCTCCCGGCTCCGAAGCCTTCATTGAATTTTCGTATGAATGCACATGGGAGGGATCATGGATGA
- a CDS encoding NAD-dependent epimerase/dehydratase family protein, with the protein MRVIVTGAGGFIGSFLCEQLCRDGHEVIRIFRRLPDAAERTKLGEAIEADVRSGSFPALVLPGDAVIHLAAANDIISKDGHAGLSLSILGTKNVLDFAVNNRIPRMIFFSTIQVLGSELAGEYSEDSAMQPENDYAANHAMAEIYTEMYARRGLLQAVSIRPTNVYGHFAYPTINRWSLVPACLCREAFLDRTITIRSSGRQRRNFISVQSVAKATSAILTNFPASYDTVNLGSPLYMTIEEAARCVKQVYDERYDEPVRLTLQGDEPRQENRFHLSLSRLEDQYGFKEHLGAEDFRSQISLLFQQLEHSR; encoded by the coding sequence ATGAGAGTGATCGTTACGGGTGCTGGAGGATTTATCGGCAGCTTTCTGTGCGAGCAGCTCTGCCGTGACGGCCATGAGGTCATACGAATCTTCCGCCGTCTGCCGGACGCAGCGGAACGAACGAAGCTCGGGGAAGCGATAGAGGCCGATGTACGGTCGGGCAGCTTCCCCGCTCTAGTACTCCCCGGCGACGCCGTGATTCATCTGGCTGCGGCCAATGATATTATTTCGAAGGATGGCCATGCAGGACTGAGTCTCTCGATACTGGGAACCAAAAATGTACTCGATTTCGCTGTCAACAATCGTATTCCCCGAATGATCTTCTTCTCCACCATTCAGGTTCTCGGATCGGAGCTCGCGGGCGAATATAGTGAGGATTCGGCCATGCAGCCCGAGAACGATTATGCGGCCAATCACGCAATGGCTGAAATTTACACGGAGATGTACGCCAGAAGAGGCCTGCTCCAGGCTGTCAGCATCAGACCAACCAATGTATACGGACACTTTGCCTATCCGACTATCAACCGCTGGAGCCTGGTTCCCGCATGCCTGTGCAGGGAAGCCTTCCTGGACAGGACTATTACGATACGTTCCTCGGGAAGACAGAGAAGAAACTTTATCAGCGTGCAAAGTGTGGCCAAAGCAACAAGCGCCATTTTGACCAACTTCCCAGCATCCTATGATACCGTCAATCTGGGCTCCCCCCTGTATATGACTATTGAGGAAGCCGCCCGCTGCGTGAAGCAGGTGTATGACGAACGGTACGACGAACCGGTGCGCCTCACCCTTCAGGGAGATGAACCAAGGCAGGAGAACCGGTTCCATCTGTCGCTGAGCAGACTGGAGGACCAGTACGGTTTCAAAGAGCACCTCGGCGCAGAGGATTTCCGCAGTCAGATCTCCCTGCTGTTTCAGCAGCTCGAGCATTCTCGCTGA
- the rfbC gene encoding dTDP-4-dehydrorhamnose 3,5-epimerase, translating to MKIIPRRLKGVFEIRLSPLYDHRGQFMRVYDETIFSESGLHRRWLQENQSVTLRKGTIRGLHFQHAPSTETKLVRAVKGAVYDVFVDLRTDSPTFGEWDSIELSEDNLTMIYIPSGFAHGFCTRTDYCAVQYKVDREFSPAADGGIRWNDPSIGVRWPTEAPILSDKDKNLPTLEMFLAQHKGLDVT from the coding sequence ATGAAGATCATTCCACGAAGACTGAAGGGCGTGTTCGAGATCAGGCTGTCTCCGCTGTATGATCACCGGGGTCAGTTCATGAGAGTATACGATGAGACCATCTTCTCCGAGAGCGGACTCCACCGGCGCTGGCTTCAGGAGAATCAGTCCGTGACACTTCGCAAGGGAACGATCCGGGGTCTTCATTTCCAGCATGCTCCCTCTACGGAGACCAAGCTCGTCAGAGCCGTCAAAGGAGCCGTGTATGATGTATTCGTTGATCTAAGAACCGATTCTCCTACATTCGGAGAGTGGGACAGTATCGAGTTATCCGAAGATAATCTGACCATGATCTATATTCCCAGCGGATTCGCACACGGGTTCTGCACAAGAACCGATTACTGTGCCGTTCAGTACAAGGTGGACCGGGAATTCTCTCCCGCTGCGGATGGCGGCATCCGTTGGAACGATCCTTCCATTGGTGTCCGGTGGCCAACCGAGGCCCCCATTCTCTCGGATAAAGACAAGAACTTGCCCACGCTCGAAATGTTCCTTGCTCAGCACAAAGGACTTGATGTGACATGA
- the rfbF gene encoding glucose-1-phosphate cytidylyltransferase codes for MKAVILAGGYGTRISEESHLRPKPMIEIGEKPILWHIMKLYSHYGFNDFVICLGYKGNVIKEYFSNYYLYNSDVTFDYAGGNEVIIHQRKAEPWRVTLVDTGLETLTGGRLKRIADFIGNETCMMTYGDGLSSIDLDALLKFHQSHGKLASVTVTQPPGRFGAMQLDSRHKVKVFQEKPKGDNSWINAGFFVLEPKVFDYIEGDHTVFEQEPLETLAREGQLMGYRFDGFWHPMDTLRDKNHLDQLWKSGNAPWRK; via the coding sequence ATGAAAGCCGTCATTTTGGCAGGAGGCTACGGCACTCGTATAAGCGAGGAATCGCATCTGCGTCCGAAGCCGATGATTGAGATTGGGGAGAAGCCGATTCTTTGGCATATCATGAAATTGTATTCGCACTACGGCTTTAACGACTTTGTGATCTGCCTCGGCTATAAAGGCAATGTGATCAAGGAGTATTTTTCCAACTATTATCTCTACAATTCGGATGTGACCTTTGATTATGCCGGCGGCAATGAAGTCATCATTCATCAGCGCAAGGCCGAGCCGTGGAGGGTTACTCTGGTGGATACGGGTCTTGAGACGCTGACGGGCGGTAGACTGAAGAGGATAGCCGATTTCATCGGTAATGAGACTTGTATGATGACTTACGGTGACGGCCTGTCTTCGATTGATCTTGACGCGCTGCTCAAATTCCACCAAAGTCACGGGAAGCTTGCTTCGGTAACCGTTACCCAGCCTCCGGGCAGATTCGGTGCCATGCAGCTGGATTCCCGGCACAAGGTTAAGGTATTTCAGGAGAAGCCCAAAGGCGACAATTCCTGGATCAATGCCGGTTTCTTTGTGCTGGAACCGAAAGTCTTCGACTACATTGAAGGCGATCATACCGTATTTGAGCAGGAACCGCTTGAAACTCTTGCGCGCGAAGGGCAGCTGATGGGTTACCGCTTCGATGGCTTCTGGCATCCCATGGACACTTTAAGAGATAAAAATCATCTTGACCAGCTATGGAAATCGGGGAATGCGCCGTGGAGAAAATAA